One part of the Streptomyces sp. AM 2-1-1 genome encodes these proteins:
- the manA gene encoding mannose-6-phosphate isomerase, class I, producing the protein MDRLSNTVRPYAWGSTTAIPELLGTPPTGEPQAEMWMGAHPGAPSLLTRAGVELPLDQVIAADPAGELGAAAVEKFGPRLPFLLKLLAAGAPLSLQVHPDLARARLGFADEESRGVPIDAPHRTYKDANHKPELICALTPFDGLCGFRRPTEAAELLDALGVDSLKPYADLLRAHPEEAALREVLTAILTADPEEMAATVAEAAEAAERLGGPHAPYAAIARHYPGDPGVLAAMLLNHVRLQPGEALYLGAGVPHAYLDGLGVEIMANSDNVLRCGLTPKHIDVPELLRVVRFEATEPGVLRPEASPSGEEPYETPVDEFRLSRFDVSPGAAPVDLTAATPQILLCTAGALRTGELDLAPGGSVFVPAGETVEASGNGTLFRATVVA; encoded by the coding sequence ATGGACCGGCTCTCCAACACCGTGCGCCCCTACGCCTGGGGCTCCACCACGGCCATCCCCGAGCTGCTCGGCACCCCGCCCACCGGGGAGCCGCAGGCCGAGATGTGGATGGGGGCCCACCCCGGAGCGCCGTCCCTGCTCACCCGAGCCGGCGTCGAACTCCCGCTCGACCAGGTCATCGCCGCCGACCCCGCCGGTGAACTCGGCGCCGCCGCGGTGGAGAAGTTCGGCCCCCGCCTCCCCTTCCTCCTCAAGCTCCTCGCCGCCGGAGCCCCGCTCTCCCTCCAGGTCCACCCCGACCTCGCCCGGGCCCGGCTCGGCTTCGCCGACGAGGAGAGCCGGGGCGTTCCGATCGACGCCCCCCACCGCACGTACAAGGACGCCAACCACAAGCCCGAACTGATCTGCGCCCTCACCCCGTTCGACGGCCTCTGCGGCTTCCGCCGTCCCACCGAAGCCGCGGAGCTGCTGGATGCCCTCGGCGTCGACTCCCTCAAGCCGTACGCCGACCTGCTGCGCGCCCACCCGGAGGAAGCGGCCCTGCGCGAGGTCCTCACCGCGATCCTCACCGCCGACCCGGAGGAGATGGCCGCCACCGTCGCGGAAGCCGCCGAGGCCGCCGAACGCCTCGGCGGTCCGCACGCCCCCTACGCCGCGATCGCCCGCCACTACCCCGGCGACCCCGGCGTCCTCGCCGCGATGCTGCTCAACCACGTGCGGCTCCAGCCGGGCGAGGCGCTGTACCTCGGCGCGGGCGTCCCGCACGCCTACCTCGACGGCCTCGGCGTGGAGATCATGGCCAACTCCGACAACGTCCTGCGCTGCGGACTCACCCCCAAGCACATCGACGTACCCGAACTCCTGCGCGTGGTCCGCTTCGAGGCGACCGAGCCGGGAGTGCTGCGCCCCGAGGCGTCCCCCTCCGGCGAGGAGCCGTACGAGACCCCGGTCGACGAGTTCCGGCTCTCCCGGTTCGACGTCTCGCCCGGCGCGGCCCCGGTCGACCTGACGGCCGCCACCCCGCAGATCCTGCTGTGCACCGCCGGCGCGCTGCGGACCGGCGAGCTGGACCTCGCCCCGGGCGGCTCGGTCTTCGTACCGGCGGGCGAAACGGTCGAAGCGTCGGGGAACGGGACGCTCTTCCGCGCCACCGTCGTGGCCTGA
- a CDS encoding cation diffusion facilitator family transporter, which produces MSASGGTKAIVAALSANLAIAVAKFVAFLFSGSSSMLAESVHSLADSGNQGLLLLGGKKAKRQATPEHPFGYGRERYIYAFLVSIVLFSVGGMFAVYEGYEKIKHPHPIEAWYWPVGVLVFAIIAEGFSFRTAIHESNQTRGTMSWTDFIRRAKAPELPVVLLEDFGALIGLILALGGVGISLATDDGVWDGIGTLCIGILLIVIAIVLAAETKSLLLGESAGPEQLERIKAAVVDGDTVTGIIHMRTLHLGPEELLVAAKIAVQHDDTATEVANAINAAETRIRAAVPIARVIYLEPDIYSADAASAGTNPGRSPLAADAEHPADGERPSDAERLPDGGEPSGPTH; this is translated from the coding sequence ATGAGCGCGTCAGGCGGAACCAAGGCGATCGTGGCGGCACTCTCCGCCAACCTGGCCATCGCGGTGGCCAAATTCGTGGCGTTCCTCTTCAGTGGCTCGTCGTCGATGCTCGCGGAGAGCGTCCACTCGCTCGCCGACTCCGGCAACCAGGGACTCCTGCTGCTCGGCGGCAAGAAGGCGAAACGCCAGGCCACCCCCGAGCACCCCTTCGGCTACGGGCGCGAGAGGTACATCTACGCCTTCCTCGTCTCCATCGTCCTCTTCTCCGTCGGTGGCATGTTCGCCGTCTACGAGGGCTACGAGAAGATCAAGCACCCGCACCCCATCGAGGCCTGGTACTGGCCGGTCGGCGTGCTGGTCTTCGCGATCATCGCCGAGGGCTTCTCCTTCCGTACGGCGATCCACGAGTCGAACCAGACCCGCGGCACCATGAGCTGGACCGACTTCATCCGCCGCGCCAAGGCGCCCGAGCTCCCCGTCGTCCTGCTGGAGGACTTCGGCGCGCTCATCGGTCTCATCCTGGCCCTCGGGGGTGTCGGCATCTCGCTCGCCACCGACGACGGTGTCTGGGACGGCATCGGCACCCTCTGCATCGGCATTCTGCTCATCGTCATCGCGATCGTGCTGGCCGCCGAGACCAAGTCGCTGCTCCTGGGCGAGTCGGCCGGCCCCGAGCAGCTGGAGCGGATCAAGGCCGCCGTCGTCGACGGCGACACCGTCACGGGCATCATCCACATGCGCACCCTCCACCTCGGCCCCGAGGAGCTCCTCGTCGCCGCCAAGATCGCGGTCCAGCACGACGACACCGCGACCGAGGTCGCCAACGCGATCAACGCCGCCGAGACCCGCATCCGCGCGGCCGTGCCGATCGCCCGCGTCATCTACCTGGAGCCGGACATCTACAGCGCGGACGCCGCGTCGGCGGGCACCAACCCCGGCCGGTCCCCGCTGGCGGCCGATGCCGAGCACCCTGCGGACGGCGAGCGGCCCTCGGACGCCGAGCGGCTTCCGGACGGCGGCGAGCCCTCCGGCCCGACCCACTAG